Proteins from a genomic interval of Leishmania infantum JPCM5 genome chromosome 11:
- a CDS encoding putative DNA repair and recombination protein,mitochondrial precursor, giving the protein MVKAKTRDKGRWRGGGGSYCARGAYIAVASSVVEPLHCKRRQRQLAQLTVAAVHVTRHTAARRWYHSQSREPPSGGDLSPRAECGPAPSSEAAPSEYGDAKEERPSLLSELLRRLQQTAGVSAGGRCASAHAADLPMEISAQEGAAVPAAASSALDASSRHDCLRSSAGAEEEAYVPLLFRPDFQRANPHARRHAAAAITAAEPEAAAPTITVDLRWRAVDECGVQAARGSLRKRTSHKTLKPVALEAAPAAARSLAPRGDAEAAKLGDPHTDVAASPALVCNDDALLEEFDMDSISAFDLGGEQGEGRAINEERDQQLDGDASAAAASPAHQEGVSKDNWDDQAYGAVEKDIEDVEDCISDDALPVAPAASVGDAVRTADKRTRQLILDPVEWLAQASDAPLMDEALLESNTHIKDQLTEALAPSAAAKYTEWLRHRTHDAAFSDAEAAIGEAPPSAGHVAAMVAKGFEPATAAFMASASQQSIDAEEDTSLQEALTAELYADVSRAIRKQQWHRPRNKKAKRGKAAAAASSIHADTDGDRLTDAEHPSEAPLSRENDAATMEAEAPPPAAQSAAPLNPDEGADGTVGGALPAPCHEVATALLRAPKRDSTTAPAVESGALVYNIFTRRVAKAGSMSIRTLALMGIGVDRATRELCVTEGEALRNLAGELRAHRVSWPKFWSRGPLYQQIERLLSDATVEDPVERVSGLLKLQYSRSHLQRQKPGLVVCGETTESEQTPSAAVEATTAQPSMMESIDDKLLTLQDLNTEQQAVVQLVMQGHHTYIGGGAGTGKSVLLRVIKQQLVREGLAVAVTGTTGIAGSQIGGCTLHHCLGISPLGEFTRRKDLSSYDVIIIDEVSMLSRDLFESLEVHLRRANNINLPFGGVQMILSGDFLQLGAIHAQPLITSTVFRRNFVQLKLRTAVRQNRDLHFAAQLQQLRRGMVPLDLPKSVRFMSREQVVAEHHAASELRERQQAQLQQVLSTATSEPSIDPHTETVATSNAADESLRTQSAAATTPVSPFPQVRRRDSVAAFVDGAVNLLPTNREVDATNTEQLDRLEGDLITFAPQLLPPSLVGTWSPTYVLRIHAPPKLNMKTFALEIRRYLAAFYTHGQRASSQPSSRLSARLARREKDAAASSSTAVASANFSDGAWLLHPSLSERSIVLYPLFVDALALRVRLPPTMDKEEAQEFLLYLSELDRHLESIDNGVRVRDVLVHADGMHTEQDEFTLSQYAQRTPLARPLGLKIGARVMLRTNLAPGLVNGSLGTVVAFRKLEIDQLPRYIVGNAQREESILQYADYLKYEQGFDVPLAPVLDFNGRQEVIPPVTHFVGGLPNTHFYSMGIIALPLSLAYAFTVHKVQGLTLVGRVHLELSRMWPCEHLLYVAMSRVRNPEQLSVSSFHPSLVRAAADCLLFDDSLPPVTQARIAPYMVAATWRRSVERRKKTVLRKRLEAYVKKRQQRLQSEASKGDIRAEIRLLEEKMLKQRVRASAAHRKRRSTPGKLGAVAGSPMV; this is encoded by the coding sequence AtggtgaaggcgaagacaCGGGACAAGGGGCGGtggagaggcggcggtggctcgTACTGCGCCAGGGGAGCGTACATCGCTGTAGCGTCATCGGTGGTAGAGCCACTCCACTGCAAAAGAAGACAacggcagctcgcgcagctgactgtggcggcagtgcacgTAACGcggcacacagcagcacggcggtggTACCACTCGCAGTCCAGGGAGCCTCCGAGTGGCGGTGATTTGTCACCACGTGCTGAATGTGGGCCCGCGCCATCGAGCGAAGCGGCTCCGTCCGAGTATGGGGAcgcgaaggaggagcgcCCATCTCTGCTCAGCGAGCTGCTTCGCCGACTACAACAGACGGCAGGTGTCTCGGCCGGCGGCAGGTGCGCGAGTGCACACGCCGCGGACTTGCCGATGGAGATCAGTGCTCAGGAGGGGGCAGCAGTgcccgctgcagcgtcatCGGCTCTGGATGCGTCTAGCCGTCACGATTGTCTACGCAGTTCGGCAGGGGCCGAGGAAGAGGCGTACGTGCCGCTCCTCTTCCGGCCCGACTTTCAGCGCGCCaacccacacgcgcgccggcacgccgccgctgcgatTACAGCAGCGGAgccagaagcagcggcaccaacgATCACAGTCGATCTTCGTTGGCGTGCCGTAGACGAGTGCGGCGTGCAGGCGGCACGCGGCAGTTTACGGAAACGCACCTCACACAAAACGCTTAAGCCAGTTGCACTCGAGGCcgcacctgcggcagcgcgctcaCTCGCGCCACGCGGGGATGCGGAAGCGGCCAAATTAGGCGATCCACACACAGATGTCGCTGCATCGCCTGCGTTGGTGTGCAATGACGACGCGCTTCTCGAAGAGTTCGACATGGACAGCATCTCTGCCTTTGATCTAGGTGGCGaacagggagaggggcgcgcgATCAACGAGGAGAGGGATCAACAGCTCGATGGCgacgcctccgcggcggcagcatcaccAGCACATCAGGAAGGCGTTTCGAAAGACAACTGGGATGATCAGGCGTACGGCGCTGTTGAAAAGGACATCGAAGACGTGGAAGATTGTATCAGCGACGATGCCCTGCCCGTCGCACCTGCCGCCTCTGTCGGTGATGCTGTGCGGACAGCCGATAAGCGCACTCGCCAGCTCATATTGGACCCAGTGGAGTGGCTGGCCCAGGCCTCCGACGCGCCGCTCATGGACGAGGCCCTGCTCGAGTCGAACACGCACATCAAGGACCAACTTACTGAGGCACTCGCgccgtccgctgccgccaagtACACGGAGTGGCTTCGCCATCGAACGCACGATGCCGCCTTcagcgacgcggaggcggcaatcggcgaagcgccgccgagcgcggGCCATGTGGCAGCGATGGTCGCCAAGGGCTTTGAaccggcaacggcagcatTTATGGCATCAGCATCGCAGCAGAGCATCGACGCCGAGGAAGACACGAGcttgcaggaggcgctgacTGCTGAGCTTTACGCCGACGTTTCTCGAGCCATCCGcaagcagcagtggcaccgACCGCGCAacaagaaggcgaagcgcggcaaggcggccgccgccgcctcctcgatTCATGCTGACACAGACGGAGACCGCCTCACGGATGCAGAGCACCCGTCAGAGGCGCCTCTGAGTCGTGAGAACGACGCGGCAACGATGGAAGCCGaggcaccgcctcctgccgCCCAGTCTGCAGCCCCCCTCAACCCAGACGAGGGTGCAGATGGAACCGTtggcggtgcgctgccggcaccTTGTCACGAAGTCGCTACCGCCTTGCTCAGGGCACCGAAGAGGGATAGCACGACTGCGCCAGCGGTGGAGTCGGGCGCACTCGTCTACAACATTTTTACGCGCCGTGTCGCCAAGGCTGGATCGATGAGCATCCGCACACTGGCACTGATGGGCATCGGCGTCGACCGAGCCACGCGTGAGCTCTGCGTGACGGAAGGCGAGGCACTGCGGAACCTCGCTGGCGAGCTGCGTGCCCACCGTGTCTCCTGGCCAAAGTTCTGGTCGCGCGGCCCCCTTTATCAACAGATTGAGCGTCTCCTGAGCGATGCGACCGTCGAGGACCCCGTGGAGCGAGTGTCTGGGCTGCTGAAGTTGCAGTACAGCCGATCccacctgcagcggcagaagccTGGTCTTGTCGTATGCGGAGAGACGACAGAGTCGGAGCAAACACCATCAGCGGCTGTAGAGGCGACCACTGCACAGCCTAGTATGATGGAGAGCATCGATGATAAGCTCCTCACCCTTCAGGACCTTAACACGGAGCAGCAAGCCGTCGTGCAGCTGGTCATGCAGGGACATCATACGTAcatcggtggcggcgctggcacgGGCAagtcggtgctgctccgTGTCATCAAGCAGCAGCTTGTTCGTGAAGGGCTGGCTGTGGCTGTCACGGGGACGACTGGCATTGCCGGCTCTCAGATCGGCGGGTGCACGCTGCATCACTGTCTCGGTATCAGCCCTCTCGGCGAGTTCACGCGTCGCAAGGACTTGAGCAGCTACGACGTCATTATCATTGATGAGGTGTCGATGCTTTCACGAGATCTCTTCGAGTCGCTGGAggtgcacctgcgccgcgccaaCAACATCAACCTCCCCTTCGGCGGTGTGCAGATGATACTGAGTGGCGACTTTCTGCAGCTCGGCGCCATtcacgcgcagccgctcatcACGTCCACTGTCTTCCGCCGCAACTTCGTTCAGCTGAAGTTgcgcacggcggtgcggcagaaCCGCGACCTGCACTTTGCCgcccagctgcagcagcttcggcgCGGAATGGTGCCACTGGACCTACCGAAATCGGTGCGGTTCATGTCACGAGAGCAGGTGGTGGCCGAGCACCATGCAGCGTCTGAGCTTCGTGAGCGCCAGCAggctcagctgcagcaggtccTGTCCACCGCAACCAGCGAGCCCTCCATAGACCCTCACACGGAGACAGTGGCGACCTCCAACGCTGCCGATGAGAGCCTTCGGACTCagtccgcggcggcgaccacgCCTGTGAGTCCGTTCCCACAAGTGAGGCGCCGCGACAGCGTGGCTGCATTCGTGGACGGCGCCGTGAACCTGTTGCCGACGAATCGCGAGGTCGACGCGACCAACACGGAGCAGCTGGACAGGTTGGAAGGGGATCTCATCACCTTTGCGCCTCAGCTCCTGCCCCCATCCCTCGTGGGCACCTGGTCTCCGACGTATGTGCTGCGCATCCATGCGCCACCGAAGCTGAACATGAAGACGTTCGCGCTGGAGATACGGCGGTACCTCGCCGCGTTCTACACACACGGGCAGCGTGCGTCGTCGCAGCCGTCGTCTCGCTTGTCAGCGCGACTGGCGCGTCGCGAAAaggatgccgcggcgtcctccagcaccgcggTAGCGTCGGCAAACTTCAGTGACGGCGCGTGGCTCCTGCACCCCAGCCTCAGCGAGCGCAGCATTGTGTTGTATCCCCTCTTCGTCGACGCCTTGGCCCTCCGGGTGCGTCTGCCGCCGACGATGGAcaaggaagaggcgcaggAGTTCTTGCTGTACCTGAGTGAGCTGGATCGTCATCTTGAAAGCATCGACAACGGCGTACGGGTCCGCGACGTCCTCGTTCACGCAGACGGCATGCACACGGAGCAGGACGAGTTCACTCTCTCGCAGTACGCCCAACGCACCCCGCTTGCCCGGCCACTGGGGCTGAAGATTGGCGCTCGCGTGATGCTCCGCACCAACCTTGCCCCGGGGCTCGTGAACGGAAGCCTGGGCACCGTTGTGGCCTTTCGCAAGCTGGAAATTGACCAGCTTCCGCGTTACATCGTTGGCAACGCGCAGCGGGAGGAATCCATCCTGCAGTACGCCGACTACTTGAAGTACGAGCAGGGCTTCGACGTGCCACTGGCGCCGGTATTGGACTTCAACGGGCGGCAGGAGGTGATCCCGCCAGTGACGCACTTTGTTGGAGGGCTGCCCAACACGCACTTCTACAGCATGGGGATCATCGCCCTGCCGCTCTCCTTAGCCTACGCCTTCACGGTGCACAAGGTGCAGGGGCTCACCCTGGTGGGTCGCGTGCACCTGGAGCTGTCCCGCATGTGGCCGTGTGAGCATCTGCTGTACGTTGCCATGAGCCGCGTGCGCAACCCGGAGCAGCTGTCGGTATCCTCTTTTCACCCCAGCCTagtgcgtgcggcggcggactgCCTGCTATTCGATGACAGCCTGCCGCCGGTGACCCAGGCGCGAATCGCGCCGTAcatggtggcggcgaccTGGCGGCGCTCAGTGGAGCGACGCAAGAAGACGGTGCTGAGGAAGCGCCTCGAGGCGTACGTGAAGAAGCGCCAGCAGAGGCTGCAGAGTGAGGCGAGTAAAGGCGACATCCGCGCAGAAATACGACTCCTGGAGGAGAAGATGCTAAAGCAGCGGGTGAGGGCGTCGGCCGCGCACCGCAAGCGTCGTAGCACCCCCGGCAAGCTGGGCGCCGTTGCTGGTTCCCCGATGGTGTGA
- a CDS encoding putative DNA repair and recombination protein,mitochondrial precursor codes for MAKPKRSAGRRRTQRETATPTPAVVTAAEASVAPANPAADAFRESLDEESFFSSLLQPGKGDSSIAEPRESTLVYNALTGRMTSETSVTMQCLRELGFGVNDQRQVIMKHPEVLNALAERVRAGTSALPTKWPVTVARVISAVVMNSNISDPAKALEQMIQVKTNSVMRSRYTSVVSAVNSDLDAAMAETTAAEQAGMNGGHDPDQAIELNDEQKRVIDIALRGHHLYIGGSAGTGKTVLLRAVARRLQGHRLRVAMTATTGVAGCHIGGSTFHHALGVTSRGEFMRRSIILDYDVIIIDEVSMFPQSLFEEFDRVLREEAGTPDLPFGGVQIILCGDFLQLGCINEKSLIGSPVFHKNFVKIRLETQVRQTANSQFANDLQLMRLGIVPSDLQTTVQLLPPGTMVDSAVNLLPTNKEVHAANERQLQELPGDPLTLTPETGITSLQCETTATLLLRTTPDFNEAEFARHTRSLLQATLDLPRASLLSLYRVYEDGHVMRVMLPPGESVAWRDAMRERFLEIAGLLNDLELGATVTEIIPNGDGLHTPETEDYLHKVMSKHPIAQPLTLKKGCRVLLRSNLSNSLVNGSIGTVVDFVECKEESFPEYIKTESVRRCIDRYRVFCFTECGMPVPMVPVVQFYSGEKIAVPPWEFSVGGGPNTHFYSLSSVALPLSLAYAFTVHKVQGLTLVGRVHLELSRMWPCEHLLYVAMSRVRNPEQLSMSSFTASMVVANETCVHFDKALRGALQLTVADIAKYPISAWKRCNDTIYHLRCRGASLRRLLEGVTSMSGSISPLMVSGSGSPQAHGSALDRSGGSFASRSRSDGEDDHEALSAHEMTSTSDGSRVMVRVGRHGSGGTGMVGEVDTDDLAFNLEHLSAIQQSVLVARRMRKLVRHVERVAKLTDARHRTKSNGKNSKGPAAPKGSAHAASAAAAVVSGSIDASSRRDGAEAEEMDGDESCDVERAASVMAASVAAAAAASPAVSLAMGEEHTF; via the coding sequence ATGGCGAAGCCGAAGAGGTCAGCAGGCCGACGACGCACGCAGCGGGAGACGGCTACACCAACACCAGCAGTCGTCACAGCCGCTGAGGCGTCGGTGGCGCCAGCGAaccccgccgccgacgcgttCCGCGAGAGCCTTGACGAGGAGTCCTTCTTCTCGTCACTCCTCCAACCAGGCAAAGGCGACTCCAGCATTGCAGAGCCGAGGGAGTCGACTCTCGTGTACAACGCTCTCACCGGTCGCATGACGAGCGAGACGTCGGTGACGATGCAATGCCTGCGCGAACTCGGCTTTGGCGTCAACGACCAGCGCCAGGTGATCATGAAGCATCCAGAAGTGCTGAACGCGCTTGCCGAGCGGGTACGCGCCGGaacgtcggcgctgccgacgaAGTGGCCCGTCACTGTCGCCCGCGTCATCAGTGCGGTGGTTATGAACAGTAACATAAGCGATCCGGCGAAGGCGCTCGAGCAGATGATCCAGGTGAAGACAAACAGCGTCATGCGCAGCCGCTACACCTCCGTTGTGTCCGCGGTGAACAGCGACCTGGACGCCGCCATGGcggagacgacggcggcggagcaagCAGGCATGAACGGCGGGCACGATCCGGATCAGGCGATCGAGCTCAACGACGAGCAGAAGCGCGTCATCGATATCGCCCTGCGAGGGCACCACTTGTacatcggcggcagcgccggcaccggcaagaCAGTGCTTCTGCGTGCCGTGGCGCGTCGCCTGCAAGGCCACCGCCTACGCGTTGCGATGACCGCCACTACGGGCGTAGCTGGGTGCCACATTGGCGGCTCGACCTTCCACCATGCCCTCGGCGTCACCTCCCGTGGCGAGTTCATGCGACGCAGCATCATCCTCGACTACGACGTCATCATCATTGATGAGGTGTCCATGTTCCCGCAAAGCCTCTTTGAGGAATTTGACCGCGttctgcgcgaggaggccgGCACGCCTGATCTGCCGTTCGGCGGAGTGCAGATCATCCTGTGCGGTGActtcctccagctcggctgCATCAACGAAAAATCGCTCATTGGCTCACCAGTTTTCCACAAGAACTTTGTGAAGATCCGTCTCGAGACGCAGGTGCGGCAGACCGCCAACTCCCAGTTCGCGAACGACCTGCAGCTCATGCGTCTGGGTATCGTGCCGAGCGATCTCCAGACGACGGTGCAGCTACTGCCGCCGGGAACCATGGTCGACTCCGCCGTGAATCTGCTGCCGACGAACAAGGAGGTGCATGCAGCCAACGAGCGACAGCTCCAGGAGCTGCCAGGGGACCCGCTGACGCTCACGCCAGAGACCGGCATCACCTCCCTCCAGTGCGaaacgacggcgacgctgctgctgcgcacgacgCCGGATTTCAACGAGGCCGAGTTTGCCCGCCACACCCGCTCTCTACTGCAGGCCACCCTTGACCTGCCccgcgcctccctcctctcgctctacCGTGTGTACGAAGACGGTCACGTGATGCGCGTCATGCTGCCACCTGGCGAGTccgtcgcgtggcgcgaCGCGATGCGGGAGCGATTCCTCGAGATTGCTGGCCTGCTGAACGACCTGGAGCTTGGAGCCACGGTAACGGAGATCATCCCGAACGGAGACGGCCTGCACACGCCTGAGACAGAAGACTACCTGCACAAGGTTATGTCGAAGCACCCgatcgcgcagccgctgacACTCAAGAAGGGTTGCCGCGTTCTTCTGCGTTCGAACCTCTCGAACAGCCTCGTAAACGGCAgcatcggcaccgtcgtAGACTTTGTGGAGTGCAAGGAGGAGTCCTTTCCCGAGTACATCAAGACTGAGTCTGTGAGGCGCTGCATCGACCGCTATCGCGTGTTCTGCTTCACCGAGTGCGGCATGCCAGTGCCAATGGTGCCCGTCGTCCAGTTCTACAGCGGCGAGAAAATCGCGGTGCCACCGTGGGAGTTCTCCgttggtggtgggccaaACACGCACTTCTACAGCCTTTCGAGCGTCGCCCTGCCGCTCTCCTTAGCCTACGCCTTCACGGTGCACAAGGTGCAGGGGCTCACCCTGGTGGGTCGCGTGCACCTGGAGCTGTCCCGCATGTGGCCGTGTGAGCATCTGCTGTACGTTGCCATGAGCCGCGTGCGCAACCCGGAGCAGCTGTCCATGTCGAGCTTCACGGCAAGTATGGTAGTGGCGAACGAAACGTGCGTCCACTTCGACAAGGCGCTGCGTGGGGCGCTACAGTTGACCGTCGCTGACATCGCCAAGTACCCTATCTCGGCATGGAAGCGATGCAACGACACCATTTACCACCTTCGTTGCCGTGGCGCCTCGCTGCGTCGCCTGTTGGAGGGGGTGACGTCTATGAGCGGCAGCATATCTCCGCTGATGGTGTCGGGGAGCGGCAGCCCGCAGGCACACGGCAGTGCTCTCGACCGCTCTGGGGGAAGCTTCGCGTCTCGTAGTAGAAGCGACGGTGAGGACGACCATGAGGCGCTCTCAGCTCACGAGATGACGAGCACAAGCGACGGTAGTCGAGTGATGGTGCGTGTAGGCAGGCACGGTAGCGGCGGTACCGGCATGGTGGGGGAGGTCGACACTGATGACCTGGCTTTCAACCTAGAACACCTTAGCGCCATCCAGCAGTCGGTCCTCGTAGCGCGTCGCATGCGTAAACTGGTGCGGCATGTTGAGCGGGTAGCGAAGCTGACTGACGCGCGACACCGCACCAAGAGCAACGGGAAGAATAGCAAGGGGCCAGCGGCTCCGAAAGgctctgcgcacgcagcgtcagctgcagcagcggtcgTGAGTGGCAGCATTGATGCGTCGAGTAGGCGAGACggagcggaggcggaggagatggacgGTGACGAGTCTTGCGACGTTGAGCGTGCCGCCAGCGTCATGGCAGCCTCCgtagcagccgcggcagcggcgtcgcccgCCGTCTCGCTTGCCATGGGCGAAGAGCACACGTTTTAG
- a CDS encoding putative 14-3-3 protein has protein sequence MTNVFKVPEKREELVYTAKIAEQCERHDEILFCMKRAVKMNPRLSSEERNLLSAAYKYIISARRACWRSMSSMAHKEDSHKGKTASLFNGFQHQVEKELAEICSDILELLDKYLIPAADNDESKVYYYKLKGDYHRYFAEVESGSDTQKNLALEAYKKASEFTTSLKPTSPIRLGLALNFSVFYYEILRSPDKGCQLARQAFEEALSDPEVLDEEQHKESALIMQLLRDNLALWTEDSRPEGQDDETAMEELE, from the coding sequence ATGACCAACGTCTTCAAGGTCCCGGAGAAGCGCGAGGAGCTTGTCTACACGGCGAAGATCGCCGAGCAGTGCGAGCGCCACGATGAAATTCTCTTCTGCATGAAGCGCGCTGTCAAGATGAACCCGCGGCTGTCCAGCGAGGAGCGCAACCTGCTCTCTGCCGCCTACAAGTACATTATCAGTGCCCGCCGCgcttgctggcgcagcaTGAGCTCGATGGCGCACAAGGAGGACAGCCACAAGGGCAAGACGGCGAGCCTCTTCAATGGCTTCCAGCATcaggtggagaaggagctggcggagatCTGCTCCGACATTCTGGAGCTTCTGGACAAGTACCTCATCCCAGCCGCCGACAACGACGAGAGCAAGGTGTACTACTACAAGCTCAAAGGTGACTACCACCGCTACTTTGCGGAGGTGGAGTCCGGCTCAGATACGCAGAAGAACCTTGCCCTGGAGGCGTACAAGAAGGCGTCCGAGTTCACAACCTCGCTGAAGCCGACCTCGCCAatccgcctcggcctcgccCTCAACTTCTCTGTCTTCTACTACGAGATTCTGCGCAGTCCCGACAAGGGCTGCCAGCTCGCTCGCCAGGCCTTCGAGGAGGCCCTAAGCGATCCGGAGGTGCTAGATGAGGAGCAGCACAAGGAGTCAGCTCTCAtcatgcagctgctgcgcgacaacCTCGCTCTCTGGACGGAGGACTCTCGCCCGGAAGGCCAGGATGATGAAACAGCCATGGAGGAGCTTGAGTAA